The following are encoded together in the Asticcacaulis sp. genome:
- a CDS encoding CHAP domain-containing protein encodes MQKKTLSAIAFALLALCAAGSADARTKAHKASKASAVKVAAQKTPAGSAYLQCVTFARQFTGMQIFGDAWTWWEKATGRYEEGNTPKPGAVLVFRSQGRMKLGHVAVVSQIITDRYIQVTHANWSPINGRRGQVEDNVNVMDVSEAGDWSKVKVWYGPSNDLGTTVYTTYGFIYQDPAQVRMGEHVTTIAQPEAAPSTARPYQQIASANTDDMPADLKAALSPAGSKMTAKPVTVAAHVSGKPAAELVAQIDSDKAAAGHAAAKKAIKPEPKSAKAKSKAQTPKATARKHTHKK; translated from the coding sequence GTGCAGAAAAAGACCCTTTCGGCGATTGCTTTTGCCCTTCTTGCCCTTTGTGCCGCCGGCTCTGCCGATGCCCGCACGAAAGCCCATAAAGCCAGCAAAGCCAGCGCTGTAAAGGTTGCCGCTCAGAAGACGCCCGCCGGTTCCGCCTACCTGCAATGCGTGACCTTCGCCCGTCAGTTTACCGGAATGCAGATCTTCGGCGATGCCTGGACCTGGTGGGAAAAAGCCACCGGCCGCTATGAGGAGGGTAACACGCCCAAGCCCGGCGCCGTTCTCGTCTTCCGCTCGCAAGGCCGCATGAAGCTCGGCCATGTCGCCGTCGTTTCGCAGATCATCACCGACCGCTATATCCAGGTCACCCACGCCAACTGGTCGCCGATCAATGGCCGCCGCGGCCAGGTGGAAGACAATGTCAATGTCATGGACGTGTCGGAGGCCGGTGACTGGTCGAAGGTCAAGGTGTGGTATGGCCCGTCGAATGACCTCGGCACCACGGTCTATACGACCTACGGCTTTATCTACCAGGATCCGGCGCAGGTCCGCATGGGCGAACACGTCACCACGATTGCGCAACCGGAAGCCGCCCCCTCGACTGCCCGTCCGTACCAACAGATCGCTTCAGCCAATACGGATGACATGCCGGCCGATCTGAAGGCCGCGCTCAGCCCTGCCGGCAGCAAGATGACCGCCAAGCCGGTGACCGTCGCCGCCCATGTCAGCGGCAAGCCCGCCGCCGAACTGGTGGCGCAGATCGATTCGGATAAGGCCGCTGCCGGCCATGCCGCCGCCAAAAAGGCAATCAAGCCGGAACCCAAGTCGGCGAAGGCGAAATCAAAGGCCCAGACGCCCAAGGCCACGGCCCGCAAGCACACCCACAAGAAGTAG
- the fmt gene encoding methionyl-tRNA formyltransferase, whose product MRLAFMGTPEFAVKALAELVASGHEIVCVYSQPPAPKGRGQMFSPSPVHAFAQSLGIEVRTPKSMKAPDAIAEFQALDIDACIVVAYGQILKKEVLDHPPLGCFNLHASLLPRWRGAAPIQRAIMAGDTHTGVEVMRMSEGLDEGAIILTGREEITPDDTAQTLHDKLAALGASLLPVALAAIERGGAVGQEQVGEPTYARKITSEEARIDWNRPARELDFHIRGLSPFPGAWCLLRTPKGEQRLKVLMSRLTDEATGETPGTRLIGGLKIATGDGVIELLRVQREGKAAQDAADFLNGAALEPGDILL is encoded by the coding sequence ATGCGCTTAGCTTTTATGGGCACACCCGAATTTGCGGTAAAAGCCCTGGCCGAACTGGTGGCCAGCGGGCATGAGATCGTTTGTGTCTATAGCCAGCCGCCGGCGCCGAAAGGTCGGGGGCAGATGTTTAGCCCTTCGCCGGTTCATGCCTTCGCACAAAGTCTCGGTATCGAGGTCCGTACGCCGAAATCGATGAAGGCGCCCGATGCCATTGCCGAATTCCAGGCCCTCGATATCGATGCCTGCATCGTCGTCGCCTATGGGCAAATCCTTAAAAAGGAAGTGCTCGATCACCCGCCGCTCGGCTGCTTCAATCTCCATGCGTCGCTGCTGCCGCGCTGGCGTGGTGCGGCGCCCATCCAGCGCGCCATCATGGCGGGCGATACCCACACGGGTGTCGAGGTCATGCGCATGAGCGAGGGACTGGACGAAGGCGCGATCATCCTGACCGGCCGTGAGGAAATCACCCCCGATGACACCGCCCAGACACTGCATGACAAGCTGGCGGCGCTGGGCGCTTCGCTCCTGCCGGTGGCCCTGGCGGCCATTGAACGCGGTGGCGCGGTCGGACAGGAACAGGTTGGCGAGCCGACCTATGCCAGGAAGATCACATCCGAAGAGGCACGCATCGACTGGAACCGCCCGGCGCGCGAGCTCGATTTCCATATACGCGGCCTGTCGCCTTTCCCCGGTGCCTGGTGCCTGCTGCGAACGCCGAAAGGCGAGCAGCGCCTGAAAGTGCTGATGTCGCGGCTGACCGACGAAGCCACCGGCGAAACACCTGGCACACGGTTAATAGGCGGCTTGAAAATCGCCACGGGTGACGGCGTGATCGAATTGCTGCGTGTCCAGCGGGAAGGCAAGGCGGCGCAGGATGCGGCTGATTTCCTCAACGGCGCTGCGCTTGAACCCGGCGATATCCTGCTCTGA
- a CDS encoding YnbE family lipoprotein: MKKAIAAIALGAGGIMLIACTPSVNVNVNLAPIYAKLDVNVKVQLDQDVKALIQQNPDLF; this comes from the coding sequence ATGAAGAAAGCGATAGCGGCGATAGCTTTGGGGGCAGGTGGCATCATGCTCATCGCCTGCACGCCCTCGGTGAATGTCAATGTCAACCTGGCACCTATCTATGCCAAGCTTGATGTCAATGTGAAGGTCCAGCTTGACCAGGACGTGAAGGCCCTGATCCAGCAGAACCCTGATCTGTTCTAA
- the dapE gene encoding succinyl-diaminopimelate desuccinylase, with product MANASKNLDVVALTQALISRPSVTPADAGAMDTVQRTLEDLGFTCHRLKFGEIENLYARRGTASPNLCFAGHTDVVPVGTRNLWRYDPFGAEIHDGAVIGRGAVDMKGGIAAWIAAISRHADQNGSLSFLITGDEEGVATDGTVRVVQWLKARGEVIDHCIVGEPSSSAQLGDMIKVGRRGSVNATFTVSGKQGHVAYPQRALNPLPVLVDLLSTLKGRVLDEGYADFQPSNLEITTIDTGNATSNIIPQEARARINIRFNPAHTGAELKAWFEALAADHAARSGAKIEVQTAISGEAFLTEAGPFVDLIADVIQAKLGVETDRSTTGGTSDARFIRDLCPVVEFGLVGQTMHQINECVLVADLEALTDAYSALIEAYFSKFGSFS from the coding sequence ATGGCAAATGCATCTAAAAATCTCGACGTTGTCGCGCTGACTCAGGCGCTGATTTCACGGCCCTCCGTTACCCCCGCCGATGCCGGCGCCATGGATACAGTGCAGCGCACGCTGGAGGATTTGGGCTTCACCTGTCATCGGCTCAAATTCGGTGAGATCGAGAACCTCTATGCCCGCCGCGGTACGGCCTCGCCCAATCTCTGCTTCGCCGGCCATACCGACGTGGTGCCCGTGGGCACGCGTAATCTATGGCGCTATGATCCCTTTGGCGCCGAGATTCACGACGGCGCGGTGATCGGCCGCGGCGCGGTCGATATGAAGGGTGGAATCGCCGCCTGGATCGCCGCCATATCGCGCCATGCCGATCAAAACGGATCACTGTCCTTCCTTATCACCGGCGACGAGGAAGGCGTGGCCACCGATGGCACGGTGCGCGTAGTGCAATGGCTAAAGGCGCGCGGCGAGGTCATCGATCACTGCATTGTCGGTGAGCCGTCGTCCTCGGCGCAACTGGGCGACATGATCAAGGTGGGGCGTCGCGGTTCGGTCAACGCAACCTTCACGGTCAGCGGCAAGCAGGGCCATGTCGCCTATCCGCAACGTGCCTTGAATCCCCTGCCGGTGCTGGTCGATCTGCTCAGCACCCTGAAAGGCCGGGTATTGGATGAAGGCTATGCCGATTTTCAGCCGTCGAACCTGGAAATCACCACGATCGATACCGGCAACGCGACCTCAAATATCATTCCGCAGGAGGCTCGTGCCCGCATCAATATCCGCTTCAATCCGGCCCATACCGGCGCGGAACTGAAAGCCTGGTTCGAGGCTTTGGCAGCAGACCATGCCGCGCGATCAGGGGCGAAAATCGAAGTGCAGACGGCTATTTCCGGCGAAGCTTTCCTGACCGAGGCGGGGCCGTTCGTCGATCTGATCGCCGATGTGATCCAGGCGAAACTGGGCGTGGAAACCGACCGTTCAACGACCGGCGGCACCTCGGATGCGCGCTTTATCCGCGACCTGTGTCCCGTGGTTGAGTTCGGGCTGGTCGGCCAGACCATGCATCAGATCAATGAGTGCGTTTTGGTGGCCGATCTCGAAGCCCTGACCGATGCCTATTCGGCCTTGATCGAGGCGTATTTTTCGAAGTTCGGGTCTTTTTCGTAG
- the def gene encoding peptide deformylase, producing MAIREIITVPNPLLKQVSKPVDKVDDALRALMDDMLETMYDAPGIGLAAIQIGEPVRVIVMDLQEKPEGAAEDAEPVKNPRYFVNPEIIWKSEDTLPYEEGCLSIPEIYDEVQRPAHVKIRYLNYQGEQIEEEAKGLFAVCIQHEMDHLEGVLFIDHLSKLKRDRAVTKVKKLTRAA from the coding sequence ATGGCTATACGTGAAATCATTACTGTACCGAACCCGCTCCTGAAGCAGGTCTCCAAGCCCGTCGATAAGGTGGATGACGCGCTGCGCGCGCTGATGGATGACATGCTGGAAACCATGTATGACGCGCCCGGCATCGGCCTGGCCGCGATCCAGATCGGTGAGCCGGTCCGTGTCATCGTCATGGACCTGCAGGAAAAGCCGGAAGGCGCGGCGGAGGATGCCGAGCCGGTTAAAAATCCGCGCTATTTCGTCAATCCGGAGATCATCTGGAAGTCGGAAGACACCCTGCCTTATGAAGAGGGCTGCCTGAGTATCCCCGAAATCTATGACGAAGTGCAGCGCCCGGCGCACGTCAAGATTCGCTACCTGAACTATCAGGGCGAGCAGATCGAGGAAGAGGCCAAGGGCCTTTTCGCCGTCTGTATCCAGCATGAGATGGACCATCTCGAAGGCGTTCTGTTTATCGACCACCTGTCCAAGCTGAAGCGCGATCGCGCCGTGACAAAGGTCAAGAAGCTAACCCGCGCCGCCTGA
- the truA gene encoding tRNA pseudouridine(38-40) synthase TruA → MPRYKCLVEYDGRPFNGFQAQGDQPSVQTALEEAIFKFSGQRLRLIVAGRTDTGVHATGQVVTFDLEKDLPTKVVRDAMNAWLMPKPVSVLAAEKCDDDFSARFSATGRMYLYRILNREAPPAIDQGRVWHVKKPIDVAAMSEAAKALIGHHDFTTFRFIGCQANSPMRTLDIARVKRIDEEIHCVFAARSFLHRQVRSMVGTLVDIGVGRYPVSYMADALKAADRAICGQVAPAHGLYLTHVTYEKDPNFEKYASIKAE, encoded by the coding sequence ATGCCGCGTTATAAATGTCTCGTTGAATATGATGGCCGACCGTTCAACGGCTTCCAGGCGCAGGGCGACCAGCCCAGCGTACAGACAGCGCTTGAGGAAGCCATCTTCAAATTCAGCGGACAGCGCCTGCGTCTGATAGTGGCCGGTCGCACCGATACCGGCGTCCACGCCACAGGTCAGGTGGTCACTTTCGACCTGGAAAAAGATCTCCCGACCAAGGTGGTGCGCGACGCCATGAATGCCTGGCTGATGCCAAAGCCGGTTTCTGTCCTGGCGGCGGAAAAATGCGACGATGACTTTTCCGCCCGCTTTTCCGCCACCGGCCGGATGTATCTCTATCGCATCCTCAACCGTGAAGCGCCGCCGGCGATCGATCAGGGCCGGGTGTGGCATGTCAAGAAGCCGATCGACGTCGCGGCCATGTCCGAGGCGGCGAAGGCTTTGATCGGTCATCATGATTTCACAACCTTCCGCTTTATCGGCTGTCAGGCCAATTCACCGATGCGCACGCTCGATATTGCGCGGGTAAAGCGGATCGATGAGGAGATCCACTGCGTCTTCGCGGCGCGCTCCTTCCTGCATCGTCAGGTGCGTTCCATGGTCGGCACCTTGGTCGATATCGGTGTCGGCCGCTATCCGGTCAGCTATATGGCGGACGCTTTGAAAGCGGCGGACCGGGCCATCTGCGGTCAGGTGGCCCCGGCGCACGGCCTCTATCTGACCCATGTGACCTACGAAAAAGACCCGAACTTCGAAAAATACGCCTCGATCAAGGCCGAATAG
- a CDS encoding YdbH domain-containing protein: MALEQATVESPGGPVRLEPTDIWFDAKKPITGVLAFDGLDFGKVVAASDLNTSMSFKGNLSGHLPFTYTEGHIAFANGTMTSDAPGQISIYRTAVTGVNTATGSVTTDAPPATAAIASQNAEAAAAADPNFNPFQDLAFQAMEHVAYDQIDARLNSIDGGILNINFHIKGYYDPPQKQKAKISLMDYISGKWMQKPIKLPSKTPVELYLEVPVNLDEVLTDLAAFYSNTAQKPQQ; this comes from the coding sequence ATGGCGCTGGAGCAGGCCACGGTGGAAAGCCCCGGCGGTCCGGTCCGGCTGGAGCCGACCGATATCTGGTTCGACGCCAAAAAACCGATCACCGGTGTGCTGGCCTTCGACGGGCTCGATTTCGGCAAGGTCGTCGCGGCGTCCGACCTGAATACCAGCATGAGCTTTAAGGGTAACCTCAGCGGCCATCTGCCCTTTACCTACACTGAGGGGCATATTGCCTTCGCCAACGGCACCATGACCTCGGATGCGCCGGGCCAGATTTCGATCTACCGCACCGCGGTGACCGGCGTGAATACGGCCACCGGCTCGGTGACGACCGACGCGCCGCCGGCCACCGCCGCCATCGCCAGCCAGAACGCCGAAGCCGCCGCGGCGGCCGATCCCAATTTCAATCCGTTCCAGGACCTGGCCTTCCAGGCGATGGAACACGTCGCCTATGATCAGATCGATGCCCGTCTCAACTCGATCGACGGTGGCATCCTCAATATCAATTTCCACATCAAGGGCTATTACGATCCGCCGCAGAAGCAGAAGGCAAAGATCAGCCTGATGGACTATATCAGCGGCAAATGGATGCAGAAGCCGATCAAGCTGCCCTCGAAAACGCCGGTCGAGCTATATCTCGAAGTGCCGGTCAATCTCGATGAGGTGCTGACCGATCTGGCGGCCTTCTATTCCAACACGGCCCAGAAACCCCAGCAATAG
- a CDS encoding MFS transporter: MTAPAEPPAIDLPPLEDDNRHPLQIPDFRAFWTSRLAGVLGTSAQSAAIAWQVYEIARRTQGVAESALYVGLIGLAQFITLFAFTLPAGIVADRHDRKKIVGVVLFAQLLLSLAFFAYSFIPHPPFWGLFALSAVLGACRAFSAPASSAIGPMLVPKHILPKAIAVNSMAFQTGLIVGPALGGVLVGFSPRFAYGFCAGLCLIAALLILTIKTPTAPDAPSGSKMTMLKEGMAYIWSNKVILGAISLDLFAVLLGGAVALMPIYVRDILHAGPQAFGILRASPAIGAIITSFILSWSPIRRHAGPWMFGGVAIFGISTIVFGLSEMIWVSIAAMIVLGAADMISVYVRGTLVQIVTPNHMRGRVASVSYLFIGASNELGEFETGVMARLMGPVNAALFGGIGSLIVTGSWIKLFPALYKADKLE, encoded by the coding sequence GTGACTGCGCCTGCCGAACCGCCCGCTATCGACCTGCCGCCACTTGAGGATGACAACCGGCATCCGCTGCAAATTCCCGATTTTCGCGCCTTCTGGACTTCGCGGCTGGCCGGCGTGCTGGGCACTTCGGCGCAGAGCGCAGCCATTGCCTGGCAGGTCTATGAAATCGCCCGGCGCACACAAGGGGTGGCGGAATCGGCGCTCTATGTCGGGCTGATCGGCCTGGCGCAGTTCATCACCCTGTTCGCCTTTACCTTGCCGGCCGGGATCGTCGCTGACCGCCATGATCGCAAGAAGATTGTCGGTGTGGTGCTGTTCGCGCAGTTGCTGCTGTCCCTGGCGTTCTTTGCCTATTCCTTTATCCCGCATCCGCCCTTCTGGGGCCTGTTTGCGCTGAGCGCCGTGCTGGGCGCCTGCCGCGCCTTCAGCGCGCCGGCTAGTTCGGCCATAGGCCCCATGCTGGTGCCGAAACACATCCTGCCCAAGGCGATCGCGGTCAATTCCATGGCTTTCCAGACCGGGCTGATTGTCGGCCCGGCCCTGGGCGGCGTCCTGGTCGGGTTTTCGCCGCGCTTCGCCTATGGCTTTTGCGCCGGTCTTTGCCTGATCGCCGCCCTCCTGATCCTGACCATCAAGACACCGACGGCGCCGGATGCCCCGTCCGGCTCCAAGATGACCATGCTGAAGGAAGGCATGGCCTATATCTGGTCGAACAAGGTGATCCTTGGCGCCATTTCGCTCGATCTGTTCGCCGTCCTGCTCGGCGGGGCAGTGGCCCTGATGCCGATCTATGTCCGGGATATCCTGCACGCCGGGCCGCAGGCGTTCGGTATATTACGCGCTTCGCCGGCGATCGGCGCCATCATCACCTCGTTTATCCTGTCGTGGTCACCGATCCGCCGCCATGCCGGGCCGTGGATGTTCGGCGGGGTGGCCATTTTCGGAATCTCGACCATAGTCTTTGGCCTGTCTGAAATGATCTGGGTGTCGATCGCCGCCATGATCGTGCTGGGGGCGGCCGATATGATCAGCGTCTATGTCCGCGGCACCCTGGTGCAGATCGTCACGCCCAATCATATGCGCGGCCGCGTCGCTTCGGTCTCCTACCTGTTTATCGGCGCGTCGAATGAACTGGGTGAGTTCGAGACCGGCGTGATGGCCCGCCTGATGGGGCCGGTCAATGCGGCGCTGTTCGGTGGCATCGGCTCGCTGATCGTCACCGGAAGCTGGATCAAGCTGTTTCCGGCGCTCTATAAAGCTGACAAACTCGAATAA
- a CDS encoding peptidoglycan DD-metalloendopeptidase family protein, with translation MAQLDPRRQPVRLTPMVFALATALTVGTLLWKVVQPMNGAVQPMDPAAAMALETQAYAEAAARPGYEQPVDVPVSLRSGETLAGALIRLGVAPDESKAAVSLLSKSFNITDIKAGLTLEAAIAKPAEGAGPAQLLGLTVRTGPARQLTLTTSRDGQMRLRALEEAVRDERRVAIGTISGSLFTSAATMGATPTLTAQVVKLFAHKLDFERDIQSGDTFKLVFDRKVTESGRTVEAGNLLYAEIQAKGGVDRFYSFTPKGTNSTEYYDENGKSIKGFLLATPVYGARTSSGFGMRFHPIVGFMKMHTGIDFAAPSGTPIQAAGDGVVMDAKWWGGYGRWVRIAHNKEWETGYGHMSAIAVRPGQHVKQGQVIGYVGTTGRSTGPHLHFEVWQNHHPIDPKGAKVPQSSTLAGSDLVAFRARKHEIDTMIAQAEASPTGALANTDSNGFRFDMNTDTAQPQALAQTETSPLRNGGGHSLRSAITTTRGTR, from the coding sequence ATGGCCCAACTCGACCCCCGCCGCCAACCTGTCAGACTGACGCCAATGGTCTTCGCATTGGCCACCGCGCTGACGGTCGGCACCCTGCTGTGGAAGGTGGTCCAGCCGATGAACGGCGCGGTGCAGCCCATGGATCCGGCTGCCGCCATGGCCCTGGAAACCCAGGCCTACGCCGAAGCCGCCGCGCGCCCCGGCTATGAACAGCCGGTCGATGTACCGGTCTCGCTACGGTCTGGCGAAACCCTGGCCGGCGCGCTTATTCGTTTAGGCGTTGCCCCGGATGAATCCAAGGCCGCCGTCAGCCTGCTGTCCAAATCGTTCAACATCACCGATATCAAGGCCGGCCTGACCCTGGAAGCCGCCATCGCCAAGCCGGCAGAAGGCGCAGGCCCGGCCCAGCTTTTGGGCCTCACCGTCCGCACCGGCCCCGCCCGGCAACTGACGCTCACCACCTCGCGCGACGGCCAGATGCGCCTGCGTGCCCTGGAAGAAGCCGTGCGTGACGAACGCCGCGTTGCCATCGGCACGATCAGCGGATCGCTGTTCACCTCGGCTGCCACCATGGGCGCCACCCCCACCCTGACCGCCCAGGTGGTCAAGCTGTTCGCCCACAAGCTCGATTTCGAGCGCGATATCCAGTCCGGCGACACCTTCAAGCTGGTCTTCGACCGCAAGGTCACCGAGAGCGGCCGCACGGTCGAGGCCGGCAACCTGCTCTATGCTGAAATCCAGGCCAAGGGCGGCGTCGACCGCTTCTATTCCTTTACCCCCAAGGGCACGAATTCCACCGAATATTACGATGAAAACGGCAAGAGTATCAAAGGCTTCCTGCTGGCGACGCCGGTTTATGGCGCGCGCACCTCATCGGGCTTCGGAATGCGGTTCCACCCGATCGTCGGGTTCATGAAGATGCACACCGGCATCGATTTCGCCGCCCCTTCCGGCACGCCGATCCAGGCCGCCGGCGACGGCGTGGTGATGGATGCCAAATGGTGGGGTGGCTATGGCCGTTGGGTGCGCATCGCGCATAACAAGGAATGGGAAACCGGCTACGGCCACATGTCCGCCATTGCGGTGCGCCCCGGCCAGCACGTCAAGCAGGGTCAGGTGATCGGCTATGTCGGAACCACCGGTCGCTCGACCGGTCCGCACCTGCATTTCGAGGTCTGGCAGAACCATCACCCCATCGATCCGAAGGGCGCCAAGGTGCCGCAATCGAGCACCCTGGCCGGCAGTGACCTGGTCGCTTTCCGCGCCCGCAAGCATGAGATCGACACCATGATCGCCCAGGCCGAGGCCAGCCCCACCGGCGCGCTGGCCAATACCGACAGCAACGGTTTCCGCTTCGATATGAATACCGATACGGCCCAGCCCCAGGCCCTGGCTCAGACAGAAACAAGTCCCCTGCGCAATGGCGGCGGTCATTCGCTGCGTTCGGCGATCACCACGACACGCGGCACGCGGTAA
- a CDS encoding YdbL family protein: MKKTSLFKAAVAALAMASSVVAVSAVISTPAAADVAASKALVDAAKAKGTVGERNNGYLGFVSGSGDAATKAAVDEINAGRKSVYGQAAAKNGVSPEAAGISAYANVIVPKLKAGEYYQDASGNWVKK; the protein is encoded by the coding sequence ATGAAAAAGACCTCTTTATTTAAAGCCGCTGTAGCGGCCCTCGCCATGGCGTCTTCCGTTGTTGCGGTCAGCGCCGTTATCTCCACCCCGGCCGCCGCCGATGTCGCTGCCTCGAAGGCGCTGGTCGATGCCGCCAAGGCCAAGGGCACGGTCGGTGAACGCAATAACGGCTATCTCGGCTTCGTGTCGGGTTCCGGCGATGCCGCCACCAAGGCCGCCGTCGATGAAATCAATGCCGGCCGCAAGAGCGTCTACGGCCAGGCGGCGGCGAAAAACGGCGTCTCGCCGGAAGCCGCCGGCATTTCGGCCTATGCCAATGTCATCGTGCCGAAGCTGAAGGCTGGCGAATATTACCAGGACGCCAGCGGCAACTGGGTGAAGAAGTAG
- a CDS encoding potassium channel family protein produces MLKNDATTAPITARQKPRLNVWQSLWLRGVLVLVLLGIALTGHWLDRKGLHDNTDGVVSFSDVVYFTAITVTTVGYGDITPVTDRARMFDTFVVTPVRLFIWIIFFGTAYTLALKSTWEQIRTRMIRKGLKHHIIVYGYGSTGEAAVGELLRQGVKPQSIVVVDSNAARIAQAIECGVTGIEGDATYNATQDAACIKTARAVMVATHRDDSTVLIVLSARQMNATVPISATVRATENEDLIRQAGADNIINPVSMGGHLLARASEGRHVAECIADLASADGQVVMREREVTAREIGKPLSGITTGMGLRISRGSHIHGYWDHAAQSLKAGDIIVEIVRTDAPPSSVQAQ; encoded by the coding sequence ATGCTGAAAAACGACGCGACGACCGCGCCGATCACCGCCCGACAGAAACCCCGCCTGAATGTCTGGCAATCCCTGTGGCTGCGCGGCGTACTGGTTCTGGTCCTGCTCGGCATCGCCCTTACCGGTCACTGGCTCGACCGCAAGGGCCTGCATGACAATACCGACGGCGTGGTCTCGTTCAGCGATGTCGTCTATTTCACCGCCATCACCGTCACCACGGTCGGCTATGGCGATATCACGCCGGTCACCGACCGTGCCCGCATGTTCGACACCTTCGTCGTCACGCCGGTACGGCTTTTTATCTGGATAATCTTCTTCGGCACAGCCTATACTCTGGCCCTGAAAAGCACCTGGGAGCAGATCCGGACGCGCATGATCCGCAAGGGCCTGAAACATCACATCATCGTCTACGGCTATGGCTCAACCGGCGAGGCGGCGGTCGGCGAACTGTTGCGCCAGGGCGTGAAGCCGCAGAGCATAGTGGTGGTCGACAGCAATGCCGCGCGCATCGCCCAGGCCATCGAATGCGGCGTGACCGGCATAGAGGGCGACGCCACCTATAACGCCACCCAGGACGCCGCCTGCATAAAGACCGCCCGCGCCGTGATGGTGGCCACGCACCGCGACGATTCCACCGTCCTGATCGTGCTCAGCGCCCGCCAGATGAACGCGACCGTGCCGATCAGCGCCACGGTGCGCGCCACCGAAAACGAAGACCTGATCCGCCAGGCCGGCGCCGACAACATCATCAATCCCGTCAGCATGGGCGGCCACCTGCTGGCCCGCGCTTCCGAAGGCCGGCATGTCGCCGAATGCATCGCCGACCTGGCCTCGGCCGATGGTCAGGTGGTCATGCGCGAACGCGAGGTGACGGCCCGGGAAATCGGCAAGCCCCTGAGCGGCATCACCACCGGCATGGGCCTGCGCATTTCGCGCGGCAGCCACATCCACGGCTACTGGGACCACGCGGCCCAGAGCCTGAAGGCCGGCGATATCATCGTCGAGATTGTCCGGACGGACGCCCCTCCGTCATCGGTTCAGGCGCAATAG
- a CDS encoding magnesium transporter CorA family protein translates to MLTLHSQGFHVAAEAGDFDPHTTWVDLFNPTRDEELKLEAQLGVLLPTREDMDEIETSSRLYIEDGAAFMTAQVAFFGGLSQLQSGPVTFVLTGGRLVTIRYIEPASFKIFGDQLEKQPGHCADGPTTFLNLVDLIIDRTADLIEKTSHSIDDLSKEVFTTRRRTKLETVLIRLGAAQNDIAKVRDSLVSLARLTVFAAALERQIVGFRKTTELKEFHDRLRTMSQDVASLNDHSSHVSGHIAFLLDAALGLINVEQNNIVKVISIVSAIFLPLTLIASIYGMNFDHMPFLHQPYAFEAVCALMIAIIIGMLSYFKARRWF, encoded by the coding sequence GTGCTGACACTCCATTCGCAGGGATTTCACGTTGCGGCCGAGGCCGGCGATTTTGATCCGCATACCACCTGGGTCGACCTTTTCAATCCCACCCGCGATGAAGAACTGAAGCTGGAAGCCCAGCTTGGCGTCCTGTTGCCGACACGCGAGGACATGGACGAGATCGAGACGTCCAGCCGCCTCTATATCGAGGATGGCGCCGCCTTCATGACGGCGCAGGTGGCGTTCTTCGGTGGGTTGTCGCAGTTGCAGTCCGGGCCGGTGACCTTTGTCCTGACGGGCGGCCGACTGGTGACCATCCGCTATATCGAGCCCGCCTCGTTCAAGATTTTCGGCGATCAGCTTGAAAAGCAGCCCGGCCATTGCGCCGACGGGCCGACGACCTTCCTCAACCTGGTCGATCTCATCATTGACCGCACCGCCGACCTGATCGAAAAGACCAGCCACAGTATCGATGACCTCTCGAAGGAAGTTTTCACCACGCGCCGCCGCACCAAGCTGGAAACCGTTTTGATCCGCCTGGGCGCGGCCCAGAACGATATCGCCAAGGTGCGTGATTCCCTGGTATCACTGGCGCGGCTGACGGTTTTCGCCGCCGCTCTCGAACGCCAGATCGTCGGCTTCCGCAAGACGACCGAGTTGAAAGAATTTCACGATCGCCTGCGCACCATGAGCCAGGACGTGGCCAGCCTGAACGATCATTCCAGCCATGTCTCCGGCCATATCGCCTTCCTGCTCGATGCCGCCCTGGGGCTGATCAATGTCGAGCAGAACAATATCGTCAAGGTGATCTCGATCGTCTCGGCCATCTTCCTGCCCCTGACCCTGATCGCCAGCATCTATGGCATGAATTTCGACCACATGCCGTTCCTGCACCAGCCCTATGCCTTCGAGGCGGTATGCGCGCTGATGATCGCCATCATCATCGGGATGCTGAGCTATTTCAA